A stretch of the Vigna radiata var. radiata cultivar VC1973A chromosome 7, Vradiata_ver6, whole genome shotgun sequence genome encodes the following:
- the LOC106767105 gene encoding peroxidase 16, producing METPNFVSFCLLLLLTSTTISSAKLTRGFYNDVCPNVEQLVRSAVALKFQQTFVTAPATLRLYFHDCFVRGCDASILLANSNSEKDHPDDISLAGDGFDTVIKAKAAVDSDPKCRNKVSCADILALATRDVVNLAGGPFYDVELGRRDGRVSTIASVQRHLPHPDFNLDQLNSMFNFNGLSQTDMIALSGAHTIGFSHCNRFSKRIYNFSPRNRIDPTLDLQYAFQLRQLCPLKVDPRIAINMDPVTPQKFDNQYFKNLQKGQGLFTSDQVLFTDARSKATVNSFASDETTFQKAFIDAITKLGRVGVKTGNQGEIRFDCTRPN from the exons ATGGAAACTCCTAACTTTGTCTCCTTCTGCTTGCTGCTTCTCTTGACTAGTACCACTATAAGCTCAGCTAAACTCACTCGTGGCTTCTACAACGATGTATGCCCCAATGTGGAGCAGTTGGTCCGCTCTGCTGTTGCATTGAAATTCCAGCAGACTTTTGTCACTGCTCCTGCCACTCTTCGACTCTACTTCCATGATTGCTTTGTCAGG GGTTGTGATGCTTCAATTCTGCTCGCAAATAGTAACTCAGAAAAGGATCACCCTGATGACATATCTCTAGCTGGGGATGGCTTTGACACAGTGATTAAAGCCAAGGCAGCTGTTGATAGTGACCCCAAGTGCCGGAACAAAGTCTCTTGTGCTGATATCCTCGCTCTGGCTACTAGGGATGTTGTAAATTTG GCAGGGGGACCATTTTACGATGTTGAATTGGGAAGGCGTGATGGTAGAGTATCTACTATTGCAAGTGTTCAACGCCATCTTCCTCACCCTGATTTCAATTTGGATCAGCTCAATTCCATGTTCAACTTCAATGGCCTATCTCAGACAGATATGATTGCATTGTCAG GTGCACACACAATTGGGTTCTCTCACTGCAATCGCTTCTCGAAACGAATCTACAACTTCAGCCCCAGAAACAGAATCGATCCAACGCTGGATTTACAATATGCTTTTCAGCTTAGACAGTTGTGCCCTTTAAAGGTTGATCCTAGAATTGCCATAAACATGGACCCTGTGACGCCTCAGAAGTTTGACAACCAATACTTCAAGAATCTGCAGAAGGGACAAGGTCTCTTCACCTCTGATCAGGTGCTGTTTACAGATGCAAGGTCAAAGGCCACTGTCAACTCCTTTGCAtcagatgaaacaacttttcaGAAAGCTTTTATTGATGCAATTACCAAGTTGGGAAGGGTTGGTGTTAAAACGGGAAATCAAGGTGAAATTAGGTTTGATTGCACCAGGCCAAACTAG